One Actinoplanes missouriensis 431 DNA segment encodes these proteins:
- a CDS encoding DUF397 domain-containing protein, producing MTYVVNGMPAGQLQGAVWQKSRRSNPSGNCVECAVLPGGDVAVRNSRDPEGAALIYTRAEIEAFLGGVRDGDFDNLVA from the coding sequence ATGACCTACGTGGTCAACGGCATGCCAGCCGGCCAACTGCAGGGCGCTGTCTGGCAGAAGAGCCGTCGCAGCAACCCGAGTGGCAACTGCGTGGAGTGCGCTGTCCTGCCCGGCGGTGACGTCGCCGTGCGCAACTCCCGGGACCCGGAGGGCGCTGCGCTGATCTACACGCGCGCCGAGATCGAGGCGTTCCTCGGTGGCGTTCGCGACGGAGACTTCGACAACCTCGTCGCCTGA
- a CDS encoding SAM-dependent methyltransferase gives MDKGSNEVAPPGVNINVPHSARIYDYWLGGKDNFAVDRAVGEAMMKAIPGMRYMAGENRKFVHRVARDLVAKEGITQFLDVGTGIPTRPNLHEIAQSFEPSTRVVYVDNDPIVLVHARALMISTAEGRSEYISADVRDPSSILEDRALKDTLDLTKPVGLTLIAILMLLADADDPWAKVAALRDALPSGSLIAITHPTADFNPDEVNAAVAAATGAGMTLVARTESEVQRFFGDWEMLEPGLVPVSSWRPDSEVADPKAAYYWAGVARKP, from the coding sequence GTGGACAAGGGCAGCAACGAGGTGGCTCCCCCCGGGGTCAACATCAACGTTCCCCACTCCGCTCGCATCTACGACTACTGGCTCGGCGGCAAGGACAATTTCGCCGTCGACCGTGCCGTCGGCGAGGCAATGATGAAAGCCATCCCCGGTATGCGCTACATGGCCGGGGAGAACCGGAAGTTCGTGCACCGCGTCGCCCGCGACCTGGTGGCGAAAGAGGGCATCACCCAATTCCTGGACGTCGGCACCGGCATCCCGACCCGGCCGAACCTGCACGAGATCGCCCAGAGCTTCGAGCCGTCGACCCGCGTGGTCTATGTGGACAACGACCCGATCGTGCTGGTCCACGCCCGCGCGCTGATGATCAGCACGGCCGAGGGCCGCAGTGAGTACATCTCCGCCGACGTGCGCGACCCGTCGTCGATCCTCGAGGACCGGGCGCTGAAGGACACCCTCGACCTCACCAAGCCGGTCGGCCTCACCCTGATCGCGATCCTGATGCTGCTCGCCGACGCCGACGACCCGTGGGCCAAGGTGGCTGCGCTGCGCGACGCCCTGCCGTCCGGCAGCCTGATCGCGATCACCCACCCCACCGCCGACTTCAACCCGGACGAGGTGAACGCGGCCGTCGCGGCCGCCACCGGCGCCGGGATGACGCTCGTCGCGCGCACCGAGAGCGAGGTGCAGCGTTTCTTCGGTGACTGGGAGATGCTGGAGCCGGGCCTGGTCCCGGTGTCGAGCTGGCGGCCGGACAGCGAGGTCGCCGACCCCAAGGCGGCGTATTACTGGGCCGGCGTCGCCCGTAAGCCCTGA
- a CDS encoding GGDEF domain-containing protein: MDELVTSAEALSAALVSIEDQRSWNADVELKRALAIEKAAQALGDESLVARARMCQANMRLQSGDVSGASAQIWQVHDWAVAHDDRVLLARTHLVWFYIHQHLSDAEQALEHAVLAVELLDDDATPHMQVWHRTKLADALWAAGSMDAARVRYQQAERLAVQTDSPALLCLLNNYAFTEFETGHQDRAEEVAERLLRLAGERGEELEPAYLDTVGWIQIGNGRFAEAEATMRLCIERHEEGCYDAADGLAMYLLTLARAQRGLGAYERAQSTLDASRAMCQERDLGDLLVRVHQEQAELHAARGEFAEAFAAHKVFFTAYQGRHSLQREARTRTRQAMFETAEAREEAERFREQARRDPLTGLHNRRYVDERLPALIRYDPALAVALVDLDHFKQVNDRLSHNVGDQVLITVADLLAGGLADACPDGFVARMGGEEFLIVLPGAGTRRATAIVDGIRRSIGGHDWSPLTHGLPVTVSIGVATSDEVPAATQTTLLSTADSRLYAAKHAGRDRVVSVTDRWEHASVA, translated from the coding sequence GTGGATGAGCTCGTGACCAGCGCCGAGGCCCTGTCGGCCGCCCTGGTGTCAATCGAGGACCAGCGATCCTGGAACGCGGACGTCGAGCTGAAGCGCGCGCTCGCCATCGAGAAGGCAGCACAGGCCCTCGGCGACGAGTCGCTGGTCGCCCGAGCCCGGATGTGCCAGGCCAACATGCGGCTGCAGTCCGGAGACGTGTCCGGCGCGTCGGCACAGATCTGGCAGGTGCACGACTGGGCGGTCGCTCACGACGACCGGGTGCTGCTGGCCCGTACCCATCTGGTCTGGTTCTACATCCACCAGCATCTGAGCGACGCCGAGCAGGCTCTCGAGCACGCCGTGCTCGCGGTCGAGTTGCTCGACGACGACGCCACCCCGCACATGCAGGTGTGGCACCGGACCAAACTCGCCGACGCGCTCTGGGCGGCCGGCTCGATGGACGCCGCCCGGGTCCGCTACCAGCAGGCCGAGCGACTCGCCGTGCAGACCGACTCGCCGGCCCTGCTCTGCCTGCTGAACAACTATGCGTTCACCGAGTTCGAGACCGGTCACCAGGATCGCGCCGAGGAGGTCGCCGAGCGGCTGCTGCGGCTCGCCGGCGAGCGCGGTGAGGAGCTGGAGCCGGCGTACCTGGACACGGTCGGCTGGATCCAGATCGGCAACGGGCGGTTCGCCGAGGCCGAGGCCACCATGCGGCTCTGCATCGAGCGGCACGAGGAGGGCTGCTACGACGCCGCCGACGGACTGGCGATGTACCTTCTGACGCTCGCCCGGGCACAGCGCGGCCTCGGGGCGTACGAGCGGGCACAGTCCACCCTGGACGCCTCCCGGGCGATGTGCCAGGAACGCGACCTCGGCGATCTGCTGGTGCGTGTGCATCAGGAGCAGGCCGAGCTGCACGCCGCCCGGGGCGAGTTCGCGGAGGCGTTCGCGGCGCACAAGGTCTTCTTCACGGCGTATCAGGGTCGGCACTCCCTGCAGCGGGAGGCACGGACCCGGACCCGGCAGGCGATGTTCGAGACCGCCGAGGCCCGCGAGGAGGCGGAGCGTTTCCGCGAGCAGGCCCGCCGTGACCCGCTGACCGGACTGCACAACCGGCGGTACGTCGACGAGCGGCTGCCCGCGCTGATCCGGTACGACCCGGCGCTCGCCGTCGCGCTCGTCGATCTCGACCACTTCAAGCAGGTCAACGACCGGCTCTCGCACAACGTCGGCGACCAGGTCCTGATCACGGTGGCCGACCTGCTGGCCGGCGGGCTCGCCGACGCCTGCCCGGACGGGTTCGTCGCCCGGATGGGTGGTGAGGAGTTCCTGATCGTGCTGCCCGGCGCCGGCACGCGGCGGGCCACCGCGATCGTGGACGGCATCCGCCGATCGATCGGCGGGCACGACTGGTCACCGCTCACCCACGGACTGCCCGTCACGGTCAGCATCGGCGTCGCCACCTCGGACGAGGTCCCGGCCGCCACCCAGACCACCCTACTGTCCACAGCGGACAGTCGTCTGTACGCTGCCAAGCACGCCGGACGTGATCGCGTCGTGTCGGTCACCGACCGCTGGGAGCATGCCTCGGTGGCATGA
- a CDS encoding helix-turn-helix domain-containing protein produces the protein MSAGSQEEAPGGGPTVLRILLGSQLRKLRESKGISREAAGYEIRASGSKISRMELGRVSFKERDVTDLLTMYGVVDPNEREALIGLARQANNPGWWQHFSDILPGWFQAYLGLEAAASLIRTYEIQFVPGLLQTPEYARAVIMLGHAGASVEEIDRRVEVRRHRQQILTRSGGPQLWAVIDEAVLRRPIGGVDVMRQQIEALIEASKMPNVRLQIIPFHAGGHAAAGGPFAILRFPEPELPDVVYVEQLTSAIYLDKREDVDQYAMAMERVCIDAEPPNHTPEILGKLLHEVGRPA, from the coding sequence GTGAGCGCGGGTTCGCAGGAGGAGGCGCCGGGCGGTGGCCCCACCGTTCTCCGCATTCTGCTCGGCTCCCAGCTCCGCAAGCTGCGGGAGTCCAAGGGCATCAGCCGCGAGGCGGCGGGCTACGAGATCCGGGCGTCCGGTTCCAAGATCAGCCGGATGGAGCTGGGCCGGGTCAGCTTCAAGGAACGCGACGTCACAGACCTCTTGACCATGTACGGCGTGGTCGACCCCAACGAGCGCGAGGCCCTGATCGGGCTGGCCCGGCAGGCGAACAATCCGGGCTGGTGGCAGCACTTCAGCGACATCCTTCCGGGCTGGTTCCAGGCGTACCTCGGGTTGGAAGCGGCGGCTTCGCTGATCCGTACCTATGAGATCCAATTCGTCCCGGGCCTGTTGCAGACGCCGGAGTACGCGCGTGCCGTGATCATGCTGGGTCACGCCGGCGCCAGCGTCGAGGAGATCGACCGGCGCGTCGAGGTGCGGCGTCATCGGCAGCAGATTCTCACCCGGTCGGGCGGTCCGCAGCTCTGGGCGGTGATCGACGAGGCGGTGCTGCGCCGGCCGATCGGCGGCGTCGATGTGATGCGCCAGCAGATCGAGGCGCTGATCGAGGCGTCGAAGATGCCGAACGTGCGGCTGCAGATCATCCCGTTCCACGCCGGTGGGCACGCCGCGGCCGGTGGTCCGTTCGCGATCCTGCGGTTCCCCGAGCCGGAGCTTCCCGACGTGGTCTACGTGGAGCAGCTGACCAGCGCGATCTACCTGGACAAGCGCGAGGACGTCGATCAGTACGCGATGGCGATGGAGCGGGTCTGCATCGACGCCGAGCCGCCGAACCACACGCCGGAGATCCTCGGCAAGCTGCTGCACGAGGTGGGCCGCCCGGCCTGA
- a CDS encoding winged helix-turn-helix transcriptional regulator, with amino-acid sequence MTAADEKRLTCVNRSAALSRAFEFLGRRWNGAVLGKLRDGPLGFREISREIDGISDSVLSNRLSSLVTAGLIVRVVDAGPPVSVSYSLTDSGRALMPALDEIAVWADQHLTP; translated from the coding sequence ATGACAGCGGCTGACGAAAAGCGCCTGACGTGCGTGAACAGGAGCGCCGCTCTCTCCCGGGCCTTCGAGTTCCTGGGCCGCCGGTGGAACGGCGCCGTCCTCGGCAAACTCCGCGACGGGCCGCTCGGCTTCCGGGAGATCTCCCGTGAGATCGACGGCATCAGCGACTCGGTCCTGTCGAACCGATTGTCCTCTCTGGTCACCGCGGGACTGATCGTCCGCGTCGTCGACGCCGGCCCGCCGGTGTCGGTCTCCTACAGCTTGACCGATTCCGGTCGCGCGCTGATGCCCGCGCTCGACGAGATCGCCGTCTGGGCCGATCAGCACCTCACTCCGTGA
- a CDS encoding MDR family MFS transporter: MSAPTTTRADHSAMTHREIMEALSGLLLVLFAAMASSTIVSTALPKIIGDLNGSQTQYTWVVTATLLTATATTPIWGKLSDLFSKKLLVQLSIVIFVLGSLIAGFTQNTEQLIAARAFQGIGMGGVQALVQVAIAAMIPPRERGRYNGYLGGVMALATVGGPLLGGLIVDSDWLGWRWCFFIGAPFAVIALIVLQKTLHLPVMRRENVKIDWMGASLIAAGVSVILVWVSFVDDSFAWISWETLAMVGAGAILLALAVWVESRVSEPVVPLPIVRQRTTALAILGSLAVGMAMFGGSVFLGQYFQIGRGYSPTQAGLLMIPMMIGILVSSTIAGRMITKSGKIKPYIVAGTIVLVVGFAGLATLDHDTPLWYVGIAMALVGIGVGMSMQNLVLAVQNTVALKDIGAASSTVAFFRSLGGTIGVSVLGAVLARQVSESMTEQMTAAGMPAGSSNSGISALNLSSLPEAVQHMVRVAYGDATGHIFMISAAVAVIGVVAAVAMKPAMLRSTVDVGAAPEKEPALAAK; this comes from the coding sequence ATGAGCGCCCCAACCACAACCCGGGCCGACCACAGCGCGATGACGCACCGCGAGATCATGGAGGCCCTCTCCGGCCTGCTGCTCGTGCTCTTCGCCGCGATGGCCAGCTCCACCATCGTCTCGACCGCGCTGCCGAAGATCATCGGCGACCTCAACGGCAGTCAGACCCAGTACACCTGGGTTGTCACCGCCACGCTGCTCACCGCAACCGCCACCACCCCGATCTGGGGCAAGCTCTCCGACCTCTTCAGCAAGAAGCTGCTGGTCCAGCTCTCCATCGTGATCTTCGTGCTGGGCTCGCTGATCGCCGGCTTCACCCAGAACACCGAGCAGCTGATCGCCGCCCGCGCGTTCCAGGGCATCGGCATGGGCGGCGTCCAGGCGCTGGTCCAGGTCGCGATCGCCGCGATGATCCCGCCGCGGGAGCGCGGCCGGTACAACGGTTACCTGGGCGGCGTGATGGCGCTCGCCACCGTCGGCGGACCGCTGCTCGGCGGCCTGATCGTCGACTCGGACTGGCTCGGATGGCGCTGGTGCTTCTTCATCGGCGCGCCGTTCGCGGTGATCGCCCTGATCGTCCTGCAGAAGACCCTGCACCTGCCGGTCATGCGCCGTGAGAACGTGAAGATCGACTGGATGGGCGCCTCCCTGATCGCGGCCGGCGTCAGCGTGATCCTGGTCTGGGTCTCGTTCGTCGACGACTCGTTCGCCTGGATCTCCTGGGAGACCCTCGCGATGGTGGGCGCCGGCGCAATCCTGCTGGCCCTGGCCGTCTGGGTCGAGTCCCGGGTCTCCGAGCCGGTGGTCCCGCTGCCGATCGTCCGTCAGCGCACCACGGCCCTGGCCATTCTCGGCAGCCTCGCGGTCGGCATGGCGATGTTCGGCGGTTCGGTCTTCCTCGGCCAGTACTTCCAGATCGGCCGCGGTTACAGCCCGACCCAGGCCGGCCTGCTGATGATCCCCATGATGATCGGCATTCTGGTCTCCTCGACGATCGCCGGTCGGATGATCACCAAGTCCGGGAAGATCAAGCCCTACATCGTGGCCGGCACCATCGTGCTCGTCGTCGGCTTCGCCGGCCTGGCGACGCTCGACCACGACACCCCCCTCTGGTACGTCGGGATCGCGATGGCCCTGGTCGGCATCGGTGTCGGCATGTCCATGCAGAACCTGGTGCTCGCGGTCCAGAACACGGTGGCGCTCAAGGACATCGGCGCGGCCAGCTCGACAGTCGCGTTCTTCCGCTCGCTCGGCGGCACGATCGGCGTCTCGGTTCTCGGCGCGGTCCTGGCCCGCCAGGTGTCCGAGTCGATGACCGAGCAGATGACCGCGGCGGGCATGCCGGCCGGTAGCAGCAACTCCGGCATCAGCGCCCTCAACCTGAGCAGCCTGCCCGAGGCGGTCCAGCACATGGTGCGGGTCGCGTACGGCGACGCCACCGGCCACATCTTCATGATCTCGGCTGCGGTCGCGGTGATCGGTGTGGTGGCGGCGGTCGCGATGAAGCCCGCGATGCTGCGCAGCACCGTCGACGTCGGCGCCGCCCCGGAGAAGGAGCCGGCGCTCGCCGCCAAGTAA